The following coding sequences lie in one Zingiber officinale cultivar Zhangliang chromosome 2B, Zo_v1.1, whole genome shotgun sequence genomic window:
- the LOC122048607 gene encoding uncharacterized protein LOC122048607, whose product MWMIIKIGITLPLDGTGNPVSCENRDSIIIKKVEANAKETCTLQCGLTKEELNRVGPFSSVKERWKKLIELHKGTSDTKESESVNQLHARIQDLNDLHTIGQKVENHDIIRLMHAQPRRALP is encoded by the exons atgtggatgatAATCAAAATTGGAATTACACTCCCACTCGACGGCACGGGAAACCCAGTTTCATGTGAGAACCGAGATTCAATAATAATAAAGAAGGTCGAAGCCAACGCCAAAGAAACGTGCACTCTTCAATGTGGACTGACAAAGGAAGAGTTAAATCGAGTCGGCCCGTTCTCAAGCgtaaaagagcggtggaaaaaattgatcgagctgcataaGGGCACTTCTGATACAAAG GAAAGTGAGTCAGTGAACCAACTTCATGCTCGTATACAAGACCTCAACGACCTCCACACCATTGGACAGAAGGTGGAAAACCACGACAtaatcag actaatgcacgctcaGCCAAGAAGGGCATTGCCTTGA